The following are encoded in a window of Ranitomeya variabilis isolate aRanVar5 chromosome 6, aRanVar5.hap1, whole genome shotgun sequence genomic DNA:
- the LOC143783220 gene encoding uncharacterized protein LOC143783220, protein MSSPVSSSDEEFQPRQSEVDHVSESTSTEGQRGTEQRSQGPGGRRQRVSQRDDDRIDNDLLISLVQERVPLWDSRDQQHAVNSVLRRLWSEVAQALWDGWENSPPRVRNAFVEKVRTRWRSMKDRFNKDLRAEKSAASGSGARHRLYKYHRVLAFLRPVLLMRTTHCTTVATGSGAVLQPAATDPSQPSSSAAPGGSSTLTGDQEAGPSGLPLSQSSFAAPIFAGSSRQRQRASDRSLMPEFLHLSSVLHEAIKALGDRMDVTHNLLNCRIQDVAKSVDQLKADLKKPAHHFFNQILEGMSEHLSPDLQLSVMQACNVAFVQAMQQSQSRNVAAYPTVPSLSQVNTIPTSAAYHCTATSIPSTGVLHYSANTMTSAVGHPTATTVTTAAPAWTSSADTTMTQDPGDPP, encoded by the exons atgtcttctccggtttcctcgtctgatgaggagttccagccacgtcaatcagaagtggatcacgtgagcgag agcacttcaactgagggacagagaggtactgagcagcggagtcaaggtccaggtggaagacggcagcgg gtttcacaacgggacgacgaccggattgataatgacctgctgatcagtctggtccaggagcgagtcccgttgtgggacagccgggatcaacagcacgccgtcaatagtgttctccgtcgtttgtggagtgaggtggcccaagcgttgtgggatggctgggagaattccccgccacgggtccgtaatgcatttg tggagaaagtaaggacacgttggcgttccatgaaggaccgcttcaacaaggacctacgtgcagagaagagtgcagctagtggttccggagcaaggcaccggctctacaaataccaccgtgtgttggccttcctgagaccggtccttctcatgagaac cacacactgcacgactgttgccacaggttctggagcggtccttcagccggcagccacggacccgtcccagccatccagcagcgcagcaccaggtgggtcttccacactcactggagaccaggaggctggcccatcaggtcttcccctttcgcagtcctctttcgctgcacccatttttgcgggctcatcccggcagcgacagagggcttcggataggtccctcatgcccgagtttttacacttgagctcggttttacatgaagctatcaaggctttaggtgacagaatggatgtgacccataatctcttaaattgccgcatccaggatgtcgccaaaagcgttgatcaattgaaagccgacctcaagaagccagctcatcattttttcaatcaaatcctagagggcatgtcggaacaccttagccctgatctccagctgagtgtgatgcaggcctgcaatgttgcttttgtgcaggctatgcagcagagtcagagtcgtaatgtggcggcatatccaactgtgccgtcactgtcacaagtaaacactattcctacctctgctgcataccactgcacggccacctctattccctctacaggtgtactccactacagcgccaacacgatgacgagtgctgttggacatcccaccgccaccaccgtgacgaccgctgctccggcttggacctcctccgctgacaccaccatgacgcaggaccctggc gacccaccctga